From the Prunus dulcis chromosome 4, ALMONDv2, whole genome shotgun sequence genome, one window contains:
- the LOC117625791 gene encoding patellin-4 has product MTVEVKVEETLVAEVGVVPQEEPMKPVIENEKVVEGDDKVKEVAESESKPRAVEKSSSYKEESNFLSDLKEFERKALSELKLKLEEAILGNNIFKKEEPKENAEKETKVAEEEEKKEEKEDEKKEEKAEEVDEKKTEEGDEVPVAEEKEAAAQEGEEEKKPEEGCEVDKDISLWGVPLFPGKGFEGTDVVLLKFLRAREFKVNEAFEMLKKTLQWRKESKIDSILDEDICADLSSAAYLNGVDREGHPVCYNIFGVFDNEELYQKTFGNEEKRGQFLRWRLQLMEKSIQKLDLRPGGSSSLLQINDLKNSPGPVKKELRIATKQAVGLLQDNYPELVAKNIFINVPFWYYALNALLSPFLTQRTKSKFVVARPAKVTETLLKYIPAQEIPSQYGGFKRDNDTEFSSEDCAVSELILRAGSTGTIQIDAAEADNTLVWDLTVLGWEVNYKEEFVPTDEGSYTIIVQKRKKIGSNNEGPIRNTFRSNEPGKVVLTIENTSSKKKRVLYRFKAKKCSTF; this is encoded by the exons ATGACTGTTGAGGTTAAGGTTGAGGAGACCCTAGTGGCTGAAGTTGGGGTTGTTCCTCAGGAGGAGCCCATGAAGCCTGTGATTGAGAATGAGAAAGTTGTTGAAGGAGATGATAAGGTGAAGGAAGTGGCTGAGTCTGAATCCAAGCCCAGAGCAGTTGAGAAGAGCTCTTCTTATAAGGAAGAGAGCAACTTTCTCTCTGATCTGAAAGAGTTTGAGAGGAAGGCTTTGAGTGAGCTCAAATTGAAGCTGGAAGAAGCCATTTTGGGCAACAATATCTTCAAGAAAGAGGAGCCAAAGGAGAATGCGGAGAAGGAAACAAAAGTAgcagaggaggaagagaagaaggaagagaaggaggacgagaagaaggaagagaaagcagaggaggttgatgaaaaaaagacagaggaaggagatgaagtACCAGTAGCTGAAGAGAAAGAAGCAGCAGCCCAAGAAggtgaggaagagaagaagccTGAAGAGGGGTGCGAAGTAGACAAGGATATCTCTCTTTGGGGTGTGCCCCTTTTCCCTGGGAAAGGATTTGAAGGCACTGATGTGGTGCTCTTGAAGTTCTTGAGGGCTAGGGAGTTCAAGGTCAATGAAGCCTTTGAGATGCTGAAGAAAACCCTTCAATGGAGGAAGGAGTCTAAGATTGATTCAATCTTGGATGAAGATATCTGTGCTGATCTGAGCTCTGCAGCTTACTTGAACGGCGTTGATCGCGAAGGCCACCCTGTGTGCTACAACATTTTTGGGGTGTTTGATAACGAGGAGCTTTATCAGAAAACTTTTGGAAATGAGGAGAAGAGAGGGCAGTTCTTGAGGTGGAGGCTTCAGTTGATGGAGAAGAGCATTCAGAAGCTTGATTTGAGGCCTGgtggttcttcttctttgcttCAAATCAATGACCTCAAGAACTCACCTGGACCTGTCAAGAAGGAGCTTAGAATTGCCACAAAGCAAGCTGTTGGGCTTCTGCAGGACAATTACCCTGAGTTAGTCGCCAAAAAT ATTTTCATAAATGTTCCATTCTGGTACTATGCACTCAATGCCCTATTATCTCCTTTCTTGACTCAAAGAACCAAGAGCAAGTTTGTGGTTGCTCGCCCAGCTAAGGTCACTGAGACCCTTCTCAA GTACATTCCAGCTCAGGAGATACCATCTCAATATGGTGGCTTCAAAAGGGACAATGACACTGAGTTCTCCTCTGAAGATTGTGCTGTTTCAGAACTAATTCTTAGGGCTGGATCCACTGGAACCATTCAGATAGATGCAGCTGAG GCTGATAACACATTAGTCTGGGACCTGACTGTTTTGGGTTGGGAAGTGAATTACAAGGAGGAGTTTGTTCCTACTGATGAGGGCTCTTACACCATTATTGttcagaagagaaagaaaataggCTCCAATAATGAAGGGCCTATCCGCAACACTTTCAGAAGCAATGAACCAGGGAAGGTTGTTCTTACAATTGAGAACACTtcaagcaagaagaagagggttCTGTACCGGTTCAAGGCGAAGAAGTGCTCCACCTTCTGA
- the LOC117625790 gene encoding berberine bridge enzyme-like 8 translates to MAIPRLSNLLLLSTLFVVSISWQASAYSAPEKFVQCLLNHSQPSHPIGPAIYTPNNASYSSVLESYIRNLRFNTSSTQKPFLIVTALHESHVQLSVICAQVHNLQMKIRSGGHDYEGVSYVAEVPFFILDMFNLRSINVDIKSETAWVQAGATLGEVYYRIAERSKIHGFPAGVCPTVGVGGHFSGGGYGNMMRKYGLSVDNVVDAQIVDVHGRLLDRKAMGEDLFWAITGGGGASFGVVIAYKINLVRVPEIVTVFRVPRTLEQNATEIVYRWQYVADKLDDDLFIRLTMDIVNGSGGENNKTLRASFIGMFLGDSERLLSVMNKSFPELGLQQSDCMEMSWVESTLFWTSFPNGTAPEALLFRIPQVLTHLKRKSDYVKKPIPKAGLKWIFQKMIELEAPMLTFNPYGGRMGEISASATPFPHRAGNLWKVQYATNWDTEGSEASEYYIDLTRKLHMYMTRFVSKNPREAFFNYKDLDIGINHNANGKASYLEGRVYGIKYFKDNFDRLVHVKTKVDPKNFFRNEQSIPTLPH, encoded by the coding sequence ATGGCAATCCCTAGGCTTTCAAATCTCTTGCTGCTTTCAACTCTTTTTGTAGTATCCATTTCTTGGCAAGCTTCAGCTTATTCAGCTCCTGAGAAGTTTGTTCAATGTCTTCTAAACCATTCCCAGCCCTCTCACCCCATCGGTCCAGCAATTTACACTCCCAACAATGCTTCATACTCCTCCGTTTTGGAATCGTACATCCGAAACCTCCGATTCAACACAtcttcaacccaaaaaccGTTCCTCATCGTCACTGCTTTGCATGAATCTCATGTGCAACTATCTGTCATTTGTGCTCAAGTCCATAACTTGCAGATGAAAATTAGAAGCGGAGGCCACGATTACGAGGGTGTATCGTACGTGGCTGAAGTTCCATTCTTCATCCTCGACATGTTCAATCTTCGATCCATCAACGTAGACATAAAATCTGAGACTGCATGGGTGCAGGCTGGGGCTACTCTTGGTGAAGTTTACTACAGAATCGCTGAGAGAAGCAAAATTCATGGCTTTCCCGCTGGTGTTTGCCCTACAGTTGGCGTTGGAGGCCACTTTAGTGGCGGTGGATATGGTAATATGATGAGAAAGTACGGCTTGTCAGTTGACAACGTAGTTGATGCACAAATTGTGGATGTGCATGGAAGACTTCTCGATCGAAAAGCCATGGGAGAAGATCTTTTTTGGGCCATTACAGGAGGTGGCGGAGCTAGCTTTGGAGTTGTGATTGCGTACAAGATTAATCTTGTACGTGTTCCTGAAATAGTTACTGTTTTCAGGGTTCCGAGAACCTTGGAACAAAATGCAACAGAGATCGTGTACCGTTGGCAATATGTTGCGGATAAGCTTGATGATGACTTGTTCATCAGGCTAACCATGGATATAGTAAATGGTAGTGGTGGAGAAAACAATAAGACTCTGAGGGCTTCATTTATTGGCATGTTTCTTGGAGACTCTGAGAGGCTTCTCTCTGTGATGAACAAGAGCTTCCCTGAATTGGGACTTCAGCAATCTGATTGCATGGAAATGAGCTGGGTTGAATCTACCCTTTTCTGGACAAGCTTCCCAAATGGGACAGCTCCTGAAGCTTTGCTTTTTAGAATACCTCAAGTACTTACCCACTTGAAGAGGAAATCAGACTATGTCAAGAAACCAATTCCGAAAGCTGGCTTGAAGtggatttttcagaaaatgatAGAACTTGAGGCTCCAATGTTGACCTTTAACCCCTATGGTGGAAGAATGGGTGAGATTTCCGCATCTGCAACTCCGTTTCCTCATAGAGCTGGGAATCTTTGGAAGGTTCAGTATGCAACAAACTGGGACACAGAAGGGAGTGAGGCATCTGAATACTATATTGATTTGACAAGGAAGCTCCACATGTACATGACTCGTTTTGTTTCCAAGAATCCAAGGGAAGCCTTTTTCAACTATAAAGATCTTGACATTGGGATCAACCATAATGCCAATGGCAAGGCAAGCTATTTGGAAGGAAGAGTTTATGGTATCAAGTACTTCAAGGATAATTTCGATCGGTTGGTGCATGTTAAGACCAAGGTCGATCCAAAGAATTTCTTTAGGAATGAACAAAGTATCCCAACTCTTCCACACTAG